Proteins encoded together in one Ictidomys tridecemlineatus isolate mIctTri1 chromosome 3, mIctTri1.hap1, whole genome shotgun sequence window:
- the LOC101965670 gene encoding olfactory receptor 5H19, with the protein MEKDNATSLTVFVLTGLIHQPQWKLPLFLLFLVIFLITLVGNLGLITLIWKDPQLHIPMYLFLGSLAFVDASISSTVIPKMLVNFLAKNKFISLSECMVQFFSFNISATTECFLLAAMAYDRYAAICKPLLYPVIMTNRLCINLLVLSFVGGLLHAFIHEGFLFRLTFCNSNIIHHFYCDIISLFKISCTDPSINYLIVFIFSGSIQVFTILTILVSYTLLLFTILKKSARGIRKAFSTCGAHLLSVSLYYGPLLFMYVHPASPQVEDQDMMVSLFYTIIIPLLNPIIYSLRNKQVIDSVTKILKRNV; encoded by the coding sequence ATGGAAAAGGACAATGCAACTTCACTGACAGTATTTGTTCTCACAGGACTTATACACCAACCACAGTGGAAactccccctgttcctgctgtTCTTGGTGATATTCCTCATCACCCTTGTGGGGAACCTTGGGTTGATTACTCTCATCTGGAAAGACCCCCAGCTTCACATCCCCATGTACTTATTTCTTGGGAGTTTAGCCTTTGTGGATGCATCTATATCTTCCACAGTGATTCCAAAGATGCTGGTCAACTTTTTAGCTAAGAATAAATTCATTTCTCTGTCTGAATGCATGGTACAATTCTTTTCCTTTAATATCAGTGCAACCACAGAATGTTTTCTCCTGGCAGCAATGGCTTATGATCGCTATGCAGCCATATGCAAACCTTTACTCTATCCAGTAATAATGACCAACAGACTATGTATAAATCTGTTAGTCTTGTCATTTGTAGGTGGACTTCTTCACGCATTCATTCATGAAGGATTTTTATTCAGATTAACCTTCTGTAATTCCAACATAATACATCACTTTTATTGTGATATTATATCATTGTTCAAGATTTCCTGCACTGATCCTTCAATTAATTatctaattgtttttattttctctggttcAATTCAAGTTTTTACTATTTTGACAATTCTGGTCTCTTACACACTTCTTCTCTTCACAATCTTAAAAAAGTCAGCCAGAGGCATAAGAAAGGCTTTCTCCACCTGTGGAGCCCATCTCTTATCAGTGTCTCTGTACTATGGTCCTCTTCTCTTCATGTATGTGCACCCTGCATCTCCACAAGTAGAGGATCAAGATATGATGGTCTCTCTATTTTATACTATCATAATTCCTCTATTGAATCCAATTATATATAGTTTAAGGAATAAGCAAGTCATAGATTCagtgacaaaaattttaaaaaggaatgtttAG